GAGAAAATAACATCAGAATGTGTTTTAGTAGCTAGAATACTTAGGAAACAAAGGGTTAATCAATGCTGCATACTCTGCTACAGCAGATTAACACAtatacagcactaaaagtgctgtaTATGTGTTAAAAAATATGTAGTAGTTAAGTCTGCATACACCTTAATTCTGCAAATAGCCTTGGTATTTGAGCTCTATAAGCAGACATATAATACTCGACAGGAAGGAGTTAATTCTTCAGGTATAACTCTGCAAACAGCAATGGAGCTTGTGTTCTATAAGCAGACATATAATACTGACAGCTTCAATTCCAGTAGAAAGGCTCAGTAAGGAGGCAGAAAACTGCATCTTGCAAAGGGTTAACCCCTGAGAAGTACCTGCGAGCTCCAgcagacagtcaggacagaaggGCAATAAGACTTGAGACAAGCCATCACAGGTCGGCGGCCATACTGGAAAGCGcccgactgtatagggagggtgctcagggactgatggtcctcccccctccccccttttccccTTAGGGGGATTTAGGAATCTGGCCCCATCTCAGTAATGGTTAAGTAGGTTGCAGATTAGGGTCATTAAGGGTTAATTCACTGGGGATCctccttagggccctttcacacctgcgttatagtcttccggcatagagttccgtcgtcggggctctatgccggaagaatactgatcaggattatcctaatgcattctgaatggacagtccgtccttcaggatgcatcaggatgtcttccattccggaacggaacgttttttggccgcagcaaatagcgcagcatgctgcgctttttgctccggccaaaaatccggaacacttgccgcaaggccggatccggaatgaatgcccattgaaaggcattgatccggatccggccttaagctaaacgtcgtttcggcgcattgccggatgcgacgtttagctttttctcaatggttaccatggctgccgggacgctaaagtcctggcagccatggtaaactgtagtggggagcggggagcagcatacttaccatccgtgcggctcccggggcgctccagagtgacgtcagggcgccccaggcgcatggatgacgtgatcgcatggatcacatgatccatgcgcatggggcgctctgacgtcattctggagcgccccgggagccgcacggactgtaagtatgccgctcccccgctccccactactactatggcaaccaggactttaatagcgtcctgggtgccatagtaacactgaaagcattttgaagacggatccgtcttcaaatgctttcagtacacttgcgtttttccggatccggcgtgtaattccggcaagtggagtacacgccggatccggacaacgcaagtgtgaaagaggccttagacaggaTAGGGGCGGTGCAGCAAATCCTGAAGGTCACATATACCTCCTCTCTGTTCTggtcacttcctcttgcaagtggaagcagATTGGTGTGGTATGTACCCTTTTGCTCTGTCCACACCAGGCGTGTGAGAAGAAGAGGGCCTTCAGAGCGCTGCAGCGTGAGCTGCGGTCCCTGCAAGACCTTCACCGGTGCGGCTGGAGCGTTAGAGAGGAGCTGGAGGGGGCCAAAAAGAGCTTGAAAAGGCTAATCGTCTTCCGTTCCAAAGTGGAAAACCTGGATATGGATGAGAAGTGTAACTCgttctttttcaggaaactccGCGCCGGCCACGCGCCCCTGAACGAACTTCGAGACAAAGACGGCAACATGCGTTCGGGGAAGGAGGAAGTAATGGGAGTCGTCACAGACTACTACAGCGACCTCTACTCCCTGAGGAACACCGACCAGAAGGCCGCCGATAAATTCCTGTCAGGTATCACTAACCATCTTAATCCAGCAGGTGCAGATGCCATGGATGACCCTCTGACGGTGGGGGAGGTGCTCTCTGCAGCTAGATCCTTTAGGTCCGGCAGGACCCCGGGCAGTGACGGCCTCCCAGCAGAGCTCTATGTAGCGCTGGGGGACCTGATCTGTCCGGACCTGTTggaactctatgaggagatggtggtGGAGGGTACAATGCCCCCATCCTTGAGGGAAGGAATGATCACGATCCTGTATAAGTGGAAGGGGGAGAGATGTGACCTGAAAAACTGGCGTCCCATCTCTCTCCTGAACGTGGACGACAAGATCCTCGCCAAGGTACTGGGCAACCGGCTAAAGGTCGTCATCGGCGGAATCGTCCACCCGGACCAGACCTGCGGCATCCCCAGCCGCAGGATCGCAGACAGCCTCGCTCTTGTGAGAGACACGGTGCACTACATCCAGGACCGCCGTGTTCATGCCGCCCTGGTCAGCCTGGACtaggagaaggcattcgaccgggtCTCTCACGAGTTTATGGGCAAGGCGCTGCGCAGGCTAGGTCTAGGCAGGAGGTTCTGTTCTTTTGTTGACCTAATGTACCTTGATATTTGCAGCACGGTGTTGGTGAACGGTTGGAAGACTGACCCCTTCCCTGTCCTCTCTGGGGTCAGGCAAGGCTGCCCTCTTTCACCTCTCCTTTTTGTTTGTGTTATAGAATCCTTCGAGGAGGCTATCCGACAGAATGGGGAGATCAGAGGGATCACCGCACCAAGACCTGGACACTACGAGGTCAAGTGCTCGCTGTACATGAACGACGTGACCATCTTCTGCGCCGACCGGCATTCGGTGACTGCACTCGTCCAGACCTGCGAGGAGTTCGGACAAGCTTCAGGGGCCAAAGTCAACTGCGGCAAGTCAGAAGCCATGCTCTTCGGGGACTGGCAACTGGCCTCTTCTGCCCCCTTCCCATTTACCACCAAATCGGGCTTCATCAAAATTCTGGGAGTCTGGTTCGGGAAGGAAGGCGCAGCCCTCAAGTCTTGGGAAGAACGCTTGGCCAAGGTGAATCAAAGAATTGGACTGTGGAGCCTTAGACACCTCACGATCGAAGGGAAAGCACTCGTCCTGCGTAATGAAGTTCTGCCCGTGCTACAGTACACCGCACAGGCATGGCCCCTTCTTGCCACCGTTTCCAGGGCCATCACCAGGACAGTGTTTCGCTTCATCTGGGGATctaagatggacagagtgaaACGAGCCATCATGTACAAAGAGCCCCGCAAGGGCGGAAAGGGCATACCGGACCTGCCCCCTTTACTGCGGATCGCCTTTGTTTGTGACAGCGTTCGTCGGACTCTGAGAACTGCTAACGGCTCTGCGGGCAAGGCTATGTCTCGCTTTTTCCTCCTGCCCCTCTGGAGGGGACTGGGCTGGGACAAGTGGGACAGCTCCATACCTTACAACTGGCTTGCTCCCTGGTTCTACGGGGACGTCGTTAGGTTTGTGAGGGAACACCAGTTGGAGGGCCTCAAACCCGACTTGTGGAAGCCAAAAACTATCCACAAACTCATCAGAGCAAAGGACATGGTGGAGTCAATTCCAGGGATCCAGGACGACACCGTAGAGACAGTTTGGACTAATGTGTCGTCAAACAGGTTGACCAACGGGCATAAGGACTTGTCATGGATGGCCATTCAGGGCGGACTGCCCATCCGGTCATTCATGCATGCCCACAATCTGTGCAAAACCAggtactgccccaggtgccctttcgtggaggaaacatcttatcacctgttttgggagtgcccctTTGCACAGCGCCTGTTGGACACCCTGGAACATGAACTCAAAGACTCTGTACCCAGAAAACAGCCTGCAATGCACTTCGGTGCTGTATggactatttcctgggattcatactgttggagccatccaggaggcctggcgccttatgaactgttttaaggacGCTATTTGGTTTGCTAGGAACCGGCTCATCCTCAGGAGGGAGAACAAGTCCGTCCTGGACTGCCGCAGACTTATCCATAGTCTGTTGCGGGACTACAACATCTCGGACGTTGACTAAgaagaagaggactaaacccctctccttccccctctccccCCGTTTGCATTTGTCCTCTCAATAAAGCTTTGGGCATGTGATTCCCCCTCCCTACCCCCTCCTTCCCACTTCCTCTTCCCTCATCACTGTctaaatcaggggcgtagctagaaatgcatgggccccatagcaaaaaaaaattatgggccccccccacatatctatcagacctcccaccaccccttccagagct
The sequence above is a segment of the Bufo gargarizans isolate SCDJY-AF-19 chromosome 6, ASM1485885v1, whole genome shotgun sequence genome. Coding sequences within it:
- the LOC122942017 gene encoding uncharacterized protein LOC122942017 — encoded protein: MKACEKKRAFRALQRELRSLQDLHRCGWSVREELEGAKKSLKRLIVFRSKVENLDMDEKCNSFFFRKLRAGHAPLNELRDKDGNMRSGKEEVMGVVTDYYSDLYSLRNTDQKAADKFLSESFEEAIRQNGEIRGITAPRPGHYEVKCSLYMNDVTIFCADRHSVTALVQTCEEFGQASGAKVNCGKSEAMLFGDWQLASSAPFPFTTKSGFIKILGVWFGKEGAALKSWEERLAKVNQRIGLWSLRHLTIEGKALVLRNEVLPVLQYTAQAWPLLATVSRAITRTVFRFIWGSKMDRVKRAIMYKEPRKGGKGIPDLPPLLRIAFVCDSVRRTLRTANGSAGKAMSRFFLLPLWRGLGWDKWDSSIPYNWLAPWFYGDVVRFVREHQLEGLKPDLWKPKTIHKLIRAKDMVESIPGIQDDTVETVWTNVSSNRLTNGHKDLSWMAIQGGLPIRSFMHAHNLCKTRYCPRCPFVEETSYHLFWECPFAQRLLDTLEHELKDSVPRKQPAMHFGAVWTISWDSYCWSHPGGLAPYELF